The sequence TCGATTACGGCGCGATCCCTGTTTTCAATTCACAGACGGAGCAAGCGCTTGTGTTGTTTGAGGAAGCACTCGCGATCGTTGAGAAATTGCGCAGCCAGGATCCTGCGAATGCCGACTTTAAGAAGACCCAAACGCGGTTGCTCCGCGTCATGAGCAAGGCAAAAGGCTCGATCGGCGATTACGAGGGCGGCATCAAGGGCTTTGCCCTCGCGGCGGAGATCAGCCGTGAACTCGCAAGTCAGTTTCCTGACGATTTTCGCGTCCAGCGAAGTGTCTGGCTTACCGATTCGCTGACCTGCGAACTGTATATCGATAAAGAGGATGCTCAAAAAGGCGTGGAGACATGCCTGCCGACGATCGGGTTTCCAAAGGCTGCATTGGCCAAGGAGCCCGAAAATGGCGTCGTCGCCTATGACCTTGCGATCTCGTACTTTAATACGGCCCGGGCATATCGTTTCGCCGGTGACTATAACAGTGTTATCACCTATGCTGACAGGGCCATTGCTGCCATGACGCCGTTGAGCAAGAAGACCCCGGAGAATCTGGAGTATCAGCGCAATCTGGCGGTTTACGAGACCGAGCGCGTTCGCGCACACCTGAAACTTGGCCGATACACGGAGGCTCAAAACGGCGCGCAGAAGGTGCTTCGCGTAATGATACCTATCGCCGAGGCAGATAAAGCGACCACGACCTACCGGTATGACGTAGCTATCGCCTATCGTCTCTCAGCCGAAGCCTATGCCCGGACTGGAAGCAAAGCGAGGGCCGTTGAGAATATCAAAAAGGCGATCTCTATCGTCGAAGGCCTGCGCGATGAGAACGCCCTTCGCGATACGGACAAGGACCTGCTTACCGAACTGGGGAACGAATTGGCCCGGTATTCCTCCTAGAAACTATAAGCAAACGCCAGATTGAGGTGCTCGGCTGTGCGTCGCCGCGACAGACGGTATCGCGTGTCGAAGCGCCGCAACTCGATGCCCATCTGAAACTGCGGGCTGAACTTATAGATCACCTCACCGGCAAAAGCCAGATTCTGCGTCCGCCAGTCGCGTGAACTCACGCTGCGAAGGTCGGCGTCATCAGGGTCGTCGACCCCGACCGTGCCGTAAAAGCCAAGCTTGTTGCCCTTCATTCTCGGGGTGACGGCGATTTGGACCCAGCCGCCGCGTGTGCCGATCGCCCGAATACCGTCTGCGGTCGACGCATTGCTCTGGACACGAGCGAAATCAGGGTTTACACCCTGAAAAACTCCAGCCTGAAAACCACCGAGGCCCTGGCCGACGAATGCCTCGCCGGCGACGCTGACGACATCGGTCAGCGGCATGCTCCAATCCGCGGCGATGCCCCACGATGCGTCGGTATAACGCGCGTTCGCCGGACCTGTGTTGGCCGCTACGCGGCCGAAATGCCCCGAAATGCCGATCGACCCCGCCTTCTTGCTGGCTAACCAATTCTTGCCTGAGTAGGCGAGACGGCTCTGGAAAAATGGAAAGCCCGACGTCGAACCTGAATTCGGCTGAAGGAAGAAACCGCCTGCGGATGACGAATCTCCCGACTGCGGGGCGAGAACCGCTCCCTGCCATGCAACGGCGCCGAACTTTCTCTCGATCTTAACCTGCGGGATGCGTGCCCAGTTGTTGCCGGCGGCGGCCATCTGAGGTATTGCGGCTGCGGCAAGCGAAACTGGACTCTGCGGGGCAAATGGCATCCAGTCCTGACCGATGGTCAGGCCGGTTTTTTCCCAATCAAGCCTGATATTCGCCAAGCGTAGCCGTACGAGGCCAAAATTCTCGCCGATCCCGATGCCAGGCGAACCACCAAAGAAGTCAGCTTCAACAACGGCACCAAGACGGGCCCTGCCGACTTTGGCACCCTCCATCTTGAGTCCGAGCCGCGTTTGCCTGAGGCTCGCGCTCATGCCGCCGGTGCCTCCCGACGAGGCTAACAGTGGCACATCGGCGTTATTGGTCCCTCGCGTATTGCCAAAGGCGTTGAAGTAGATCGTGCCGTAGGGCGTCAGTTTAAGGTTGCCGACGTTAACACTGAGGTCGCGTTGCGGCGGAGTATCTTTTACAGGTCGTGACGGCGAGTCGGCCGTGGCCACTGCCTGATCGCGGTCGGTTTGTTTCGCCGGGGCGATCGTTCCAGCCGGTGTCTGACGGCGAACGAGTTCCTCGGTCAGCAGCCTGACCTTTTGTTCAAGGTCCTCGATCCGACGGGCAAGTTCATCAACATCCGTGCGCTCGGCCCTGGTCTGTGAAACGGCCGTGCACGCAGCGATCGTCAGAAACAACAGGGCTACAATGACGTCTCTAAGTGTCTTCATATCGGTAGTTCTTGAAAACAAACCCTCCTAAGATATTTTCCGCCTGGCGACGCCCCACCGTGTATGACGGAGGTCACAACATTGTGTTCGTCAACTGAAGCGCTAGAATCGAACTTTACGGCTATGGCGATTCTAGACGCAACACTCACCGAGCTACTCGCCGAAAGGTCGTCGGCAAGACGATTTTCTGCAGGCGAGATCGTCTTCTCCGAGGGCGACGACGCTACGTTCCTGCCTTTCGTGCGTTCGGGCCGTATTAAAATGGTCCGATACCCGGAACTAGGCAAGGAGATCATCGTCGGCACCTTCGGATCTGACGAGGTGTTCGCGATTCCGCCGGCATTGGATGGCAAGAGTTTCCCGGCAACAGCCGTTGCAATGGAAGAGTCAGAACTGCTCTTTATGCCGAGCGCAGATTTCAAGGAGCTGATGGGCAGTTCGCAGCAGTTTTCGGCGGTCATACTCGAACAGATGTGTGACATCTTGCGTCAGAAGGCCGACACGGTGCGGATCCTTGCGACGCCGTCGGCCGAGCAGCGCATTGCCGGCGTCCTGATCTCGATCGTCGGAGAAATCGATGAGACCGGGCCGCGGCGCATCGACCACCGCCGGCAGGATATCGCAGATATGGCCGGACTGACCATCGAAACGACCATCCGCTCTATCCGCCGCATGGCCGCACGTGATCTGTTTCGTATCGTGCATGGCAAGATCCATATCGATTCGCTCGAACCTCTCCGCCGTCTCGTCGATTAGCTCCTGTATTTTTTCGTTTCGTATGAGGCAGGTCATATTCGCCCCCGCTCGATAACGGCACAATGGCAATAGTCACCAAGGAGGACTTTTGATGCAAGACTTACATACAAAGACGGTTCGCGAGATCGCATTGGCGATGCCGATAACTACCCGCGTTTTTGAGGAATACAAGATAGACTATTGCTGCCACGGGCATACGAATTTTGAAGAGGCGTGCGTCAGCAAGGGCCTCGATCCCAAGGCTGTGCTCGACAAGATCGATGGTGTTGTCGGCCAGCTGGGCAACCAAGAGCTTGATTGGCTAACAACGGCCGCTCTCGCCGAGGTGATCGATTATATCGTCGATAAGCACCACCACTATACACGCGAAGAAATGACCCACTTGACGGCTCTGGCCAACAAGGTAGCGACGCGTCACGGCGATCATCTGCCGGCGCTGCTTGAGCTAAGAGACACATTTCAGGAGCTCTGCGACGAGCTCGGCCCGCACATGATGAAGGAAGAGCACGTGTTGTTCCCGTATATCGAAGAGATGGAATCGCGACGCGATAAGAATATGCCGCCGGCATTTCCACCGTTCGCGACCGTCCAGAATCCGGTCGGAATGATGATGATAGAGCATGAGTCGGCAGGCGAATTGCTCGAAAAGATGCGGAAGCTGACGGATGATTACACGCTGCCGGAATGGGCGTGCCCCAGCTTTACGGCACTGTATCATCGCATGGCAGAGCTTGAGGCCGACCTGCATCAGCATATTCATCTTGAGAATAACCTACTGTTCCCGAAGGCGATCGAGATGGAACAGGGCCTGCTCGCCGCCGCTGCGTAAGAGTTATGGCCGCGACCGCTACAGTTTCAAGGACTGCCCCCGCGCGCCGTGTAAAATTGAGGCAGATCGTGCT is a genomic window of Chloracidobacterium sp. containing:
- a CDS encoding Crp/Fnr family transcriptional regulator, which translates into the protein MAILDATLTELLAERSSARRFSAGEIVFSEGDDATFLPFVRSGRIKMVRYPELGKEIIVGTFGSDEVFAIPPALDGKSFPATAVAMEESELLFMPSADFKELMGSSQQFSAVILEQMCDILRQKADTVRILATPSAEQRIAGVLISIVGEIDETGPRRIDHRRQDIADMAGLTIETTIRSIRRMAARDLFRIVHGKIHIDSLEPLRRLVD
- the ric gene encoding iron-sulfur cluster repair di-iron protein, with the translated sequence MQDLHTKTVREIALAMPITTRVFEEYKIDYCCHGHTNFEEACVSKGLDPKAVLDKIDGVVGQLGNQELDWLTTAALAEVIDYIVDKHHHYTREEMTHLTALANKVATRHGDHLPALLELRDTFQELCDELGPHMMKEEHVLFPYIEEMESRRDKNMPPAFPPFATVQNPVGMMMIEHESAGELLEKMRKLTDDYTLPEWACPSFTALYHRMAELEADLHQHIHLENNLLFPKAIEMEQGLLAAAA